One Centropristis striata isolate RG_2023a ecotype Rhode Island chromosome 22, C.striata_1.0, whole genome shotgun sequence genomic window carries:
- the LOC131960259 gene encoding protein mono-ADP-ribosyltransferase PARP11-like: MLAIRSSEEESTEMEEMDTSEPNWCWFYLAECGVWHMFEIDPSAACSVTSAQIEQCYNRNQRGVMEFYTAKYTYRLDFSVMRQINVTTGKQRPIKRSLHSATGFRFICDNLALPVPCHWERINTDEPYQLIQLGRDTYEFKEVARLYERTMDHPIKSIQRIQNLDLWEFFCRKKTQLRKVKRTLDIEERMLFHGTGHSNIQAICTFNFDWRLTGSHGDVYGKGSYFARDAKYSSKFCHTTGKHNTTLQRHGLAPPIFASEPPYKTMFLARVIVGEYTVGHPMYCRPPSKDASFTNFYDSCVDDMANPKIYVIFDSNQIYPEYLIEFY, encoded by the exons ATGTTAGCCATCAGATCGTCAGAGGAGGAGTCCACTGAGATGGAGGAGATGGACACCTCAGAGCCCAACTGGTGCTGGTTCTACTTGGCAGAGTGTGGAGTGTGGCACATGTTTGAG ATTGATCCCAGTGCGGCCTGCTCTGTAACTAGTGCTCAGATTGAACAGTGCTACAACAGAAACCAACGAGGTGTTATGGAGTTCTACACAGCCAAGTACACCTACAGACTGGACTTCTCAG TGATGCGACAGATAAATGTAACGACAGGGAAGCAGCGGCCAATCAAACGCTCCCTCCACTCTGCAACTGGCTTCAG GTTTATTTGTGATAATCTTGCCTTGCCTGTCCCCTGTCATTGGGAGAGAATCAATACAGATGAGCCCTATCAG CTCATCCAGCTCGGGAGAGACACATATGAGTTTAAAGAAGTCGCCAGGCTGTATGAACGGACTATGGATCATCCAATCAAATCCATCCAGAGGATCCAGAATCTGGACCTATGGGAATTCTTCTGCAG GAAGAAAACACAGTTGCGAAAAGTCAAGCGCACATTGGATATTGAGGAGCGAATGCTGTTTCATGGCACAGGACACAGCAACATACAAGCTATATGTACATTTAACTTTGACTGGCGGCTGACAGGAAGCCATGGCGATGTCTATGGCAAAG GGAGCTACTTTGCCCGGGATGCTAAATACTCCAGTAAATTCTGTCACACCACAGGGAAGCACAACACCACCCTACAGAGACACGGACTCGCCCCGCCAATATTTGCTAGCGAGCCGCCCTACAAGACCATGTTCCTGGCCAGAGTGATCGTTGGAGAATACACAGTCGGCCATCCGATGTACTGCAGGCCGCCCTCCAAGGACGCTAGCTTCACCAACTTTTATGACAGTTGTGTGGACGATATGGCCAATCCAaagatttatgtcatttttgacaGCAATCAGATTTACCCAGAGTATCTGATTGAGTTCTACTGA
- the LOC131961044 gene encoding LOW QUALITY PROTEIN: protein mono-ADP-ribosyltransferase PARP11 (The sequence of the model RefSeq protein was modified relative to this genomic sequence to represent the inferred CDS: substituted 3 bases at 3 genomic stop codons), translated as MDTSDVPWSWYYLADCGRWHRFEDDQCNHALSSEDIEYYYQRNSKGVVTTSTFSYHSKIDFPGIXLHIFVHIKSXFTSKELINXHLCFCSAMLQTDSVTGKQRRILRSYNIERSCPCFTAAPVFWENVDLTCPYQLITLSKLTPEYHTVADYVKKDGLLDKSIVSISRIQNLDLWDMYCRKKKQLLRIQKVSEIQERRLFHGTDPANVAAICKYNFDLRLSGKHACVYGRGIYFAKHASFADRYSSGSRDLQGEYTKIMFLARVMIGKSIVGQESFVKPDHGCSENSHDSCVDDTTDPRIFIIFDPNQIYPEYLIKYK; from the exons ATGGACACATCAGATGTCCCATGGAGTTGGTATTACCTGGCCGACTGTGGAAGGTGGCACAGATTTGAG GATGACCAATGCAATCACGCCCTAAGCAGTGAGGATATTGAATATTATTACCAAAGGAACTCAAAAGGGGTGGTAACTACATCTACATTTAGCTATCACAGCAAAATCGATTTTCCAGGTATCTGactacatatttttgttcacaTCAAGTCCTAATTTACCTCTAAAGAACTTATAAATTgacatctgtgtttttgttcagcAATGTTACAGACCGACTCCGTCACAGGAAAGCAAAGGAGAATCCTTCGGAGCTACAACATTGAGAGAAG CTGCCCCTGCTTCACTGCTGCTCCTGTCTTCTGGGAAAATGTTGATCTCACCTGTCCATATCAG tTAATCACTCTGAGTAAACTCACCCCTGAGTATCACACCGTGGCAGATTATGTGAAGAAGGATGGGCTGTTGGACAAATCTATTGTCTCCATCAGCAGAATACAGAACCTAGACCTGTGGGACATGTACTGTCG GAAGAAGAAGCAGTTATTGAGAATCCAAAAAGTCAGCGAAATTCAAGAAAGAAGACTCTTTCACGGGACCGATCCCGCAAATGTTGCCGCCATttgcaaatataattttgatttACGGTTATCTGGAAAACATGCCTGCGTTTACGGCAGAG gaATATATTTTGCAAAGCATGCATCATTTGCAGACAGATACAGCAGTGGCAGCAGGGACCTACAGGGTGAATAcactaaaataatgtttttggcTCGGGTGATGATCGGAAAATCAATTGTTGGACAAGAATCTTTTGTAAAACCCGATCATGGATGCTCTGAAAACAGCCACGATAGCTGTGTGGATGATACTACCGATCCCaggatatttattatttttgatccaAATCAAATATACCCAGAGTATTTGATTAAGTACAAATAA